From the genome of Candidatus Poribacteria bacterium:
GCTTCTGGAGACTATCTCGTTGTCGCAAATCGAAAGAAATTTCATCTCGTCAATGTTTCACAACCATCGCACCCTGTACTGCAATCTACCACACCTTTACCCCAGCGAGACGCGATCAAAGACATCGATGTTCTTGACACTTATCTCTATGTTATCGGCGCAAATGACTACCTGTACGTCTTTTCCCTCGTTTTCGGACAAGCGCGGCTCGTCAAATCGCTTGAATTGGAGAAACGCTGGTGGTTGCTAAGTCCGGAAGCCGGCGGTCCTGAGGTGAAACAGATTCCGCTCTCGACTTCACCCCGCATCACGGGAGATCTCTTGAACCCGCTCCTGTCACAACGCGGATTTTTACAACTCAGCAGCAGAGGAGAGAAAGTCCGCGCATCATCTGAAATTCTGGTAGTCGAGAGTTTGAAGGATCCGACGTATGATCTGTTCACTTTCGATGCACACAGAATTAATGATCATCAAATATCGCAGCGGAAGGGTTACCATAACGTAGAGCGGGAATGTCGTGACCATCTCTCCGCGATAGGAGAAAAGACGCTTACTCGCGGAAAACCGACAATTACATATATCATTGATGCCGGAAAGATGCAGCAAATCGCCCAAGATCCGTCGAGCGAGGTGATAAATATTGAGGATAGGCAATTAATCGGACCTGTCACAGATTTTCAAATTTCAGGAGGTCTGCTTTACGTCGTCAACGCAAAAGGATTTTTTTCTGTAAAACGCCTTCATAAACCTGAACGAGATAACTATAGGTACGACCAATTTTTATCTGTCATACCGCTTCAGGCAAGTCGCCCGATAAGTCTGGCAGTTGCGGAAGGCTACGCCTTCGTATTAGCCACACCGGAAGATTAAAAATGATAAATCTTTCTTCGTTGGTGAGATTTGTAATCTCGCCAGTTTTTGCATGGCGTGCATGATTTTTCGTTTTTAACCCCTAAATCCCCTTATCAGGACTTTTTCTCCTTTTTATCCGAAAACTAAATAGCCCTGACGCACCCGTAGTTGTATGCTTTACTATACCCAAGTTGCTACCTAATAAGTTTCGGATGTTTAAACATAGATTTTCCCCGTAGGGGTAGGTCTTGTGCCTACCCCGTAAGAGTGCTATAAAAATGAAAAAGTGGCAACTTGCTTTACTATAGTTGAACTTGTGCTATAATTCCACTAATAGGAAAAGACAAGACAGGCAGAACAATTACAATCACTCCTCACCTGCCGTAATAGCATCTCAAACCTCCTTTACATGAATCTGCTTTTTCGTTTGCAGAATTGTGTGACTTTTTCATCGCAAATAGCGTCACTATGTGTTGAAATAAATACTGAACATTCCCTTTCCAGAGGTATCCGATGAAAAACGATGATGCTCAACTTATCCAACGCGTCCTTGATGGCGATGATACAGCATTCACCGTGCTTGTGAGAAAATATCAGAAATCCGTTCACGCGCTGGCATGGCGGAAGATTGGAGATTTCCATATCGCCGAGGATATTACACAAGAGACGTTCCTAAAAGCGTATCAGAAACTCTCTACGCTTAAGGAACCACAGTCCTTCGCGAGTTGGCTCTATGTGATAGCGGCAAACCACTGCAGTACGTGGCACCGTAAGAAACGCTTATGGACACAGTCGTTGGAAAACACAAGCAGCGCGGCATTGGAAAGAACAACGTATTCTGGATACCTCATTGCGGAAAACGAGCGGGTTGCGATGGAAACGAAGCGCGAGGTCGTCAAGAAACTACTTGCGAAATTACAAGAGAGTGAACGCACAGTTATCACGCTCTACTACCTCGGGGAAATGAATTATGAGGAAATTAGCAGGTTTTTAGGCGTATCGGTAGGGACGGTTAAAACCCGCATTTATCGCGCTCGGCAACGTCTGAAGAAGGAGGAACCGATGATACGAGAGGCTTTAGAGAATTTCCAAATCACACCACATCTCACTGGAAATGTCATGCGCGAGATTTCGCGTCTGAAACCCGCTGCACCGTCAAGTAGCAAACCGTTAGTTCCATGGGCAATAGGTGTTTCGGCGTTAGTCGTCGTGTTTTTGATGTTAGGTGTCGGGACGCAATACTTATCGCGCTTCCAAAAACCTTACAGTTTCAACGCTGCGTCAGAGATGAAGGTTGAGCTGATTGATGCCCCCGTTGTACTGAATCTTGAATCCGAACCAGATGATCGGACGCAACTTGGCAATGTCAATGCGCCGAATAGGAACAAAGGGTCCGTCCAGCAACCTGATGAGATTTTATTTGCTGGCGCGCAGACGGAAGGTGAAGATATTTCTCTCTCGAAACAACAGTGGATGCAGGCGGAGCCTGCCAGAGGCACCTGGTTGACTACGATATTTTCGACACCTAAAGACGAACTTTATGTGGTTGATGATGACCTGGATATGCACAAATTATCAGCCGATGGAAAGAAATGGCAGCATATCTCCGACATGGGGCCATTGGATACCAATTGGGCAGCAAGATCATTTGTCTCAAAGTGGAACGATACCTTCTATGTTGTTCCATCTGACCAACTTTTTGCTTCAACAGATAGTGGCGTGACATGGGATTTACGCTACTCCTGGCAGGAAGAAAAGAAGTATTGGAATCCGGTTGAGTTGGTGCTAACGGATCAAGCGTTTTATCTCGCTTTTGAGAACGGTATTTTTCGTTCTGAAGATGGCGGTAAGACCTGGGAGGCGATGAACGATGGATTGGCGGCAGGCAAAATAGTATCCTTGGTGGTGATCCAGAATACAGTGCATTTGGGAACATTGCCAGTGTTTGCTGGAACGGAAGGTGGACTTTACCGGCTCGAGGGGGGAGGTTGGCAACACTTGGAACTTCCCGTGCCAGCCAAAGTCATTCGTTCAGTTGCTGTGGCTGAAAAACGACTCTATGTTTCGGTGGAGTTGGATTGGGATCAAATAGATCTTCAAAAAGCAGACCGCGAACAGCAGCGGACGTGGTGGATGTTCCGCTCGACTGACTTTGGGAATTCATGGGAAGATATAACGCCAACCAACGCTTGGCCCATAAAAGGGCGGGCACCTTGGATCCAACTTGTTGCTGTCGGTGAAACGCTTTTGGCGAGCGAGATGTACGGAGGTATCGTGCGTTCTACTGATGGTGGAGATACATGGCTGGCTCCGCAACCACCCGGGACTTCTTTTTCTTTTTCTCCTATATACGCCGCTGCCACAGTGGCTGAAAATACCATTTATGTTGCCGGAAATACTGGCCTCTATCGTACCACTAATGGCGGTGAATCGTGGGACCTTGTCAATATCGGTCGTCATGGACGAATGTTTGACCTGGTCGCCTTTAAAGAAACCGGTAAAGGACACGATACGCCTGTGACTCTCTATGGAAGAGTCGAAGAAGAGATAATGAAAACCACTGACTTTGGGCACTCTTGGAAAGCCGTTCATGCGGAGATACCGATGAAAGTGCCTGTCAGAAATCCACATCCACCGATAGTACACGTAACCAGATCTGGTGGCGTGCTTTATGCAAAGGGTAGCTCGCCTGATGCTATACACCTGTATCGCGTGTCTGTGGATGGTAATAGGCTTGTGCCGGTTCAAGAAATACCGCGCTTTAACTCGTCGATGTTGAGGAATGAATTGTCTCTAAGAAAAATGGGCCGTTTTGATATACTAAGAGAAATGGGTCGTCTTGATTTACAAGGTGGGTCGTTAGTTGAACACTTACAAAAAAGTTTTCCCGGGGCAACCCAGTTCTTCAAACAACTGGCAGCGGATCCGAGACAAACTGATCGACTTGTCCGTGGAGGTTTGCGTGGCGCGTTTGCTGTCAGCGACGACACGTTCTACATGGAATACAACTTTAAACTCTTCCGATGGGAGCCAGGTGATACAGAATGGTACGACACCGAACTGGAGGAAACCGCTGAGCTTGACGTTGATGTATGGCATAAGATAATGGAAGGGTTCAAACTTACTGCTTCAGGGAACACTGTCTACGTCGGAAAACGGGATGGGCACCTCGTCGTCTCGTTTGATAGGGGAAATAATTGGATTGATGTCACTCCGATCTTGCCATTTCCTGTTAAGGTTTTCAAAGAGATCGTGTTTGCCGGTTCCACCGTTTATGTAGCAACAGATGCAGGTGTTGCTACGTCAAGCGACGGAAAACAGTGGCGTGCTATCACCGATGCAGCGGGAACGCATCTTATCATGGAACGATTGGCTGTTGATGGCACAAATGTTTATGGTGTTTCAGAGAAGCGTATCTATCGGTTGGAAAGTGATGATAGCGTATGGAAACAGATTACACCAGAGGTCTCTGACAGCGTGACTTCTCTGGCTGTTGATGGTGATGTACTGTACGTCGGGACACAAAGCAGCGGTATGCTTCACTTCACCGTCAATGAAGAGTGAGACAGATTTCAGGGCAGCAATCACCTTGTATTGCGAATTCGATGCTTCCCTATAGGAGAAAACAATGCTAAAAATTTTTGCCAAATCAACCTTCTCGTTTATGGCGGTGATGCTACTACTTTCTATTGTTAACATTGGGTGCAGTTCAAAGAACCTTGAGCAGCTTGAAAAAAACGCCACAGAGCAGAATCAAAAGACTGACACCTCTGTAAAACCCAAAGAGACGAGCATTTTCAGCGTGATAAAGATCGAAGATGTCGAACACCCGACACACCCGGTTTCTATTCACCTCCCCTATCGTGCCCGCCCAAACAACACGGTCTGCCTCACAGAAAAACACGCATACCTGACGACCGAAAGGCACCTGCACGTCATTGATGTTTCTATTCCGCAACGTCCGTCCTACCTGACATCCCTCCCGTTCGGCAATGTGATAGGTAAGGTGCTGGTCGCTGGACACTATGTGATTGTCTCAGGAAAAAAACGGTTGTATCTCGTTAATATAGAGCAACCCTTGCACCCCGTGCTTGAATCTACCTTGCCTTTACCCGATCGGAACACCATCAAGGACTTTGATGTTAGGGAATCTCACCTCTATGTTCTGGGTGCCAATGACACCCTATATGTTTTTTCCATAGATCTCGGACAAGCGCGACTCATCAAAACTATTGAACTGGAGAAACGCTGGTGGCTGCTAGGTCTGAAACCCGGCAGTCCTGAAGTGGAACAGATCCCACTCCCGACTTCAAGCACTTTTCCCACAGAAATTGGGGACCCACTCCCGTCTGAACGCCAGTTTTTAAAACTCCTCAGCAGCAAACAGGAGAAAGTCCGCGCATCGTCTATTTTTCTCGTAGTGGAGTGGTTGAGAGATCCAACTTACGATCTGTTCAGTTTTGATACACACCGCAGTGTTGATGATCCCCTCAGGACAAGCGAAATTATAGGCTACTATAACCTGGCGTTGGATTTTCGCCTGTATCTCGCCGCGACTGGGCAAAAGACCCTCACTCGCAGCATTCCCGCACGTGCGTATGCAGTCGCAAATGGAAAGATGCAGGAAATCCTCCCAGAGCCATCGAACGAGACGATGGACGTTGAAGACAAACGATTAAAACAATTAATAGGACCTGTCACAGATTTTCAAATTTCCGGGGGTCGGCTTTACATCGTCACCGCAAACGGGTTCTTTTCTATTATACCGATTATCGGCGATCGTTATCAGGACTCACACTATAGATATCAGCAATTATACTATAATAGAGAAGAGAGCATGAAAGATAAATGGCGTAAATTGAGTAATGGAGAGATACGTCTATTTTTACCGTTTCTGGCGGGCCGCCCGATAAGTCTGGCGATCGGTGAAGGTGAACATTATGTGTATGTGTTATCCGATCCGGAAGATTCACAAAGATGAATCATCGCGCTTGCTAACGCACTGTATTGCCAAGACCCTTCCTATTGATTTCCTGCTGCGTCCTCCAATTTTTTCATAGGTGTGTAAAGTTTTTGACACGCACCATAAGTGTCAATTTAGGGTTTCCGTAGGTTGGGTTGAACGGAACTCAGAAGACTGGTGTGTTCTCCAAATACCTCTCAAATACAGCCTCTCGCCGTATCTAATCAAGAACCCAGTGAAACCCAACTTCACACCGTCAGCGTTTTGGTAACCACAAAAATGTTGGGTTTCACTCGGTTTTTGTTTGAGGTGACCTCTATGAAGCAGGTTGATTTTTCTATTTTTTTTCAATGTTTTGGTGGCATCCGTTCAACCCAACCTACGATGTTATGAAGTTGTTTTTTCCAAAATTGACACCTATCGTGTGTAAAGTTTTTGACACGCACGTATGAGAAGTGCACCCTTGTAGCATAAACTGTTAGTTTGTTCCTCATATTTTCATTATGCTAAAACCCTCCCGCTGACAACCCGCCGCCAAAACATTTACACACCCATTTTTTCATAGGGATGTATATTTTTAACTGGATCTGTGGTATAATTCTACGGGCAAGAAGAAACAGAAGCGAATCGGATAATTGTAAACCCTCCTTACCTTTCATTATCAGCAAAATGGGATTTTAACCTTCTTTCTCCTATTTTTTGCAGAATTCTGCAACCGTTTTCCCCCTAAGTCGCGTCACAAGGTGTTAATGTGAAATGCTGAAACACCCCTTTATTGGAGATGTCTGATGAGAAATAACGATGCCAAATTAATCCAACGCGTCCTCGCGGGTGATGATACTGCTTTTGCTGAACTTGTGAAGAAGTACCAAAAACCGGTTCACGCGCTTGCGTGGCGGAAAGTTGGAGATTTTCACATCGCTGAGGAAATTACACAAGACACTTTCCTGAAAGCCTATCAGAAACTGGCGACGCTGAAAGAGCCGCAAAGTTTTGTGAGTTGGCTCTATGTGATAGCGACACGACGTTGCATTGCGTGGCTCCGTAAGAAGCGTTTATGGATGCAGTCGCTGGAGACAACAAGTAGTGTGCAATTTGAAAAAGCGACGTATTCTGGATATGTCGTTGCGGAAAACGAGCGGACGGCGATAGCGGCACAACGCGAAGTCGTCAAGAAGTTGCTCGCGAAGTTACAGGAAAGTGAGCGGACTGTCATGATACTCCACTACTTTGGGGAAATGACGTGTGAGGAAATAAGCAGGTTTCTGGGTGTGTCGGTGGGTGCGGTTAAAAGCCGTCTCAGCCGTGCGCGCGACCGCTTAAAAAAGGAGGAACCCATGATTCGAGAAGCTTTAGGCAATTTTCAGATTACGCCGAATCTGACAGAGAATATCATGCGAGAGATTTCACGTATGAAGCCAGTTGTGCCATCTAATGGTAAACCTTTAGTACCGTGGGCAATTGCTGCATCTACGGTAGCAGTTGTGTTTTTAATGTTAGGTATAGGGAGTCAATA
Proteins encoded in this window:
- a CDS encoding sigma-70 family RNA polymerase sigma factor, which produces MKNDDAQLIQRVLDGDDTAFTVLVRKYQKSVHALAWRKIGDFHIAEDITQETFLKAYQKLSTLKEPQSFASWLYVIAANHCSTWHRKKRLWTQSLENTSSAALERTTYSGYLIAENERVAMETKREVVKKLLAKLQESERTVITLYYLGEMNYEEISRFLGVSVGTVKTRIYRARQRLKKEEPMIREALENFQITPHLTGNVMREISRLKPAAPSSSKPLVPWAIGVSALVVVFLMLGVGTQYLSRFQKPYSFNAASEMKVELIDAPVVLNLESEPDDRTQLGNVNAPNRNKGSVQQPDEILFAGAQTEGEDISLSKQQWMQAEPARGTWLTTIFSTPKDELYVVDDDLDMHKLSADGKKWQHISDMGPLDTNWAARSFVSKWNDTFYVVPSDQLFASTDSGVTWDLRYSWQEEKKYWNPVELVLTDQAFYLAFENGIFRSEDGGKTWEAMNDGLAAGKIVSLVVIQNTVHLGTLPVFAGTEGGLYRLEGGGWQHLELPVPAKVIRSVAVAEKRLYVSVELDWDQIDLQKADREQQRTWWMFRSTDFGNSWEDITPTNAWPIKGRAPWIQLVAVGETLLASEMYGGIVRSTDGGDTWLAPQPPGTSFSFSPIYAAATVAENTIYVAGNTGLYRTTNGGESWDLVNIGRHGRMFDLVAFKETGKGHDTPVTLYGRVEEEIMKTTDFGHSWKAVHAEIPMKVPVRNPHPPIVHVTRSGGVLYAKGSSPDAIHLYRVSVDGNRLVPVQEIPRFNSSMLRNELSLRKMGRFDILREMGRLDLQGGSLVEHLQKSFPGATQFFKQLAADPRQTDRLVRGGLRGAFAVSDDTFYMEYNFKLFRWEPGDTEWYDTELEETAELDVDVWHKIMEGFKLTASGNTVYVGKRDGHLVVSFDRGNNWIDVTPILPFPVKVFKEIVFAGSTVYVATDAGVATSSDGKQWRAITDAAGTHLIMERLAVDGTNVYGVSEKRIYRLESDDSVWKQITPEVSDSVTSLAVDGDVLYVGTQSSGMLHFTVNEE